In a single window of the Rhodothermales bacterium genome:
- a CDS encoding oxidoreductase, producing the protein MARPWSTSDIPDLSGRTAVVTGANSGLGKATARELARHGARVVMACRSRERADEARADLLADVPGADLPIELLDLASLDSVAGFAERFTAEHDRLDLLYCNAGIMAIPRGETADGFEMQFGVNVLGHFALIGRLLPVLTATEGSRVITLSSMAAWSGKIHFHDLGLERSYGRWKAYNQSKLADLMLAFELDRRLQDRGATTKALAAHPGLSNTDLQTTSVSKNGSKAEELFYSLTMDRIAQTPDQGAEPQLRAGTDPLARGGAFYGPKYFLRGHAVEINPPRAALDAAARARLWEACETLTGVAYLSD; encoded by the coding sequence ATGGCTCGCCCCTGGTCCACCTCCGACATCCCCGACCTCTCCGGCCGCACGGCCGTCGTCACCGGCGCGAACAGCGGGCTCGGCAAAGCGACCGCGCGTGAGCTGGCGCGTCACGGCGCACGCGTCGTGATGGCCTGCCGTAGCCGGGAGCGCGCCGACGAGGCCCGTGCTGACCTCCTCGCCGACGTGCCCGGCGCCGACCTCCCCATCGAGCTCCTCGACCTCGCGAGCCTCGACAGCGTCGCCGGCTTCGCCGAGCGCTTCACCGCCGAGCACGACCGGCTCGACCTGCTCTACTGCAACGCCGGCATCATGGCGATCCCGCGTGGCGAGACGGCCGACGGCTTCGAGATGCAGTTCGGCGTGAACGTGCTCGGGCACTTCGCGCTCATCGGCCGGCTGCTGCCGGTGCTGACGGCGACGGAGGGCAGCCGCGTCATCACGCTCAGCAGCATGGCCGCGTGGAGCGGGAAGATCCACTTCCACGACCTCGGCCTCGAACGCTCGTACGGCCGGTGGAAGGCGTACAACCAGAGCAAGCTCGCCGACCTCATGCTCGCCTTCGAACTCGACCGGCGCTTGCAGGACCGCGGCGCGACGACGAAGGCCCTCGCCGCCCACCCCGGCCTCTCGAACACCGACCTCCAGACGACGAGCGTGTCGAAGAACGGCTCGAAGGCGGAGGAGCTGTTCTACAGCCTCACGATGGACCGCATCGCCCAGACGCCGGATCAGGGGGCCGAGCCCCAACTCCGCGCCGGCACCGACCCGCTCGCGCGCGGCGGCGCGTTCTACGGGCCGAAGTACTTCCTGCGGGGCCACGCCGTCGAGATCAACCCGCCGCGGGCCGCGCTCGATGCGGCGGCCCGCGCCCGGCTGTGGGAAGCCTGCGAAACGCTCACCGGCGTTGCCTACCTCAGCGACTGA
- a CDS encoding ECF-type sigma factor produces the protein MISPSTETTALLSAARNGRPRAADLLFERVYNELRRLAQKRIAADSPMVTISATELVHEAYLKLVDGKDWEDRAHFMTIAARAMRQILTDRARARSAHKRGGSARAITLQDDLVGTAGDVHEQILNVDAALDRLAGRSEDLARLVELRFFGGLGVGEAAEVLGVSPRTAARQWARAKAHLRAELA, from the coding sequence ATGATTTCCCCCTCAACAGAAACTACCGCGCTCCTTTCGGCCGCCCGCAATGGAAGACCGCGTGCAGCCGACCTCCTGTTCGAGCGGGTGTACAACGAGCTGCGGCGGCTCGCCCAGAAGCGCATCGCGGCCGACTCACCCATGGTGACGATCTCCGCCACCGAGCTCGTGCACGAGGCCTACCTCAAGCTCGTTGACGGAAAGGATTGGGAGGACCGGGCGCACTTCATGACGATCGCGGCCCGAGCCATGCGTCAGATCCTGACCGACCGCGCGCGGGCGCGGAGCGCGCACAAGCGGGGGGGCAGCGCGCGTGCGATCACGCTTCAGGACGATCTCGTCGGCACCGCCGGGGACGTCCATGAGCAGATCCTGAATGTGGATGCCGCACTCGACCGCCTAGCGGGGCGGAGTGAGGACCTGGCCCGGCTCGTCGAACTCCGCTTCTTCGGCGGCCTCGGCGTCGGCGAGGCCGCCGAAGTGCTGGGGGTCTCGCCCCGGACGGCCGCCCGTCAGTGGGCCCGCGCCAAGGCGCACCTCCGCGCTGAACTCGCTTAG
- a CDS encoding CIA30 family protein translates to MPLLFDFTDPDAADRWITVNDGVMGGRSEGSPAFTGETLVFSGVTNTNGGGFSSIRTRPTDLGLGDADGLAVRYRADGRQYEVEVHTGERAGSIPVAFRAPLPVVEGEGWHEARVPFTSFRASAHGRPLPERRLDPARARSVGLFVYDGVSGPFQLEVDWMAAYADGS, encoded by the coding sequence GTGCCTCTCCTCTTCGACTTCACCGACCCCGACGCCGCTGACCGCTGGATCACCGTCAACGACGGCGTGATGGGCGGCCGCTCCGAAGGCAGCCCCGCGTTCACGGGCGAAACCCTCGTCTTCAGCGGCGTCACGAACACGAACGGCGGCGGGTTCTCGTCGATCCGCACACGGCCGACCGACCTCGGTCTCGGCGATGCGGACGGGCTCGCGGTGCGCTACCGCGCGGACGGGCGGCAGTACGAGGTGGAGGTGCACACGGGCGAGCGCGCCGGCTCCATCCCCGTCGCGTTCCGCGCGCCGCTGCCCGTCGTGGAGGGGGAGGGCTGGCACGAGGCGCGCGTGCCGTTTACCTCATTCCGCGCCTCCGCACACGGCCGGCCCCTGCCCGAGCGCCGGCTCGACCCCGCCCGCGCCCGGTCGGTCGGGCTGTTCGTCTATGACGGCGTGTCGGGCCCTTTCCAGTTGGAGGTGGACTGGATGGCCGCCTACGCCGACGGATCGTAA
- the ruvB gene encoding Holliday junction branch migration DNA helicase RuvB — MKDRSVVSAQPARAEEDFEKKLRPQSLDEFVGQQKIKDNLRVFITAALQRGESLDHVMLSGPPGLGKTTLAAIIAEEMGAAFKTTSGPALDKPASIAGILTNLDEGDVLFIDEIHRLSPIIEEYLYSAMEDYAIDILIDSGPSARSVRISLPPFTLVGATTRKGLLTAPLRARFGIDFRYDYYTADLLRKIILRSADIVNVEIEEDGAHEIARRSRGTPRIANRLLRRARDFAEVEGEGRITRALADYALNALDVDEAGLDEMDSRILLSLMEKFEGGPVGVSTLAVAVSEDPGTIEEVYEPYLIQEGFMARTPRGRIATPRAYDHFDIRPPMKPGDLFPER; from the coding sequence ATGAAGGACCGTTCCGTCGTTTCCGCTCAACCTGCGCGGGCGGAGGAGGACTTCGAGAAGAAGCTCCGCCCCCAGTCGCTCGACGAGTTCGTCGGGCAGCAGAAGATCAAAGACAACCTCCGCGTCTTCATCACCGCCGCCCTCCAGCGCGGCGAGTCGCTCGACCACGTGATGCTCTCCGGCCCGCCCGGCCTCGGGAAAACCACCTTGGCAGCGATCATCGCTGAGGAAATGGGCGCGGCTTTCAAGACGACGAGCGGCCCGGCCCTCGACAAGCCCGCGAGCATCGCCGGCATCCTCACGAACCTCGACGAGGGCGACGTCCTCTTCATCGACGAGATCCACCGGCTGAGCCCGATCATCGAGGAGTACCTCTACTCCGCGATGGAGGACTACGCCATCGACATCCTCATCGACTCCGGCCCGTCGGCGCGGAGCGTGCGGATCTCGCTCCCGCCGTTCACGCTTGTCGGCGCGACGACGCGGAAGGGGCTCCTCACCGCCCCGCTCCGCGCCCGCTTCGGGATCGACTTCCGCTACGACTACTACACGGCCGACCTCCTGCGGAAGATCATCCTCCGCTCGGCCGACATTGTGAACGTCGAGATCGAGGAGGACGGAGCGCACGAGATCGCCCGCCGCAGCCGGGGCACGCCGCGCATCGCGAACCGCCTGCTCCGCCGCGCCCGCGACTTCGCCGAGGTGGAAGGCGAGGGCCGGATCACGCGGGCGCTCGCCGACTACGCACTCAACGCGCTCGACGTGGACGAAGCCGGGCTCGACGAGATGGACAGCCGCATCCTCCTCTCCCTCATGGAGAAGTTCGAAGGCGGCCCCGTCGGCGTCTCGACCCTCGCCGTCGCCGTGAGCGAGGACCCGGGCACGATCGAAGAGGTCTACGAGCCGTACCTCATCCAGGAGGGGTTCATGGCCCGGACACCGCGCGGGCGCATCGCTACGCCGCGCGCCTACGACCACTTCGACATCCGCCCCCCGATGAAGCCCGGCGACCTCTTCCCTGAACGCTGA
- the fdxA gene encoding ferredoxin FdxA, with amino-acid sequence MPYVVAEPCINCKYTDCVEVCPVDCFYEGPNFLAIHPDECIDCNACVPTCPVEAIYADDELPAKWEHYTEWNDYLSKQWAELGYNITEKKDELPTAAEFSTEPQLTQKSEEDILTWEGSA; translated from the coding sequence ATGCCCTACGTCGTCGCTGAGCCCTGCATCAACTGCAAGTACACCGACTGCGTCGAGGTCTGCCCCGTGGACTGCTTCTACGAAGGGCCGAACTTCCTCGCCATCCACCCCGACGAGTGCATCGACTGCAACGCCTGCGTCCCGACGTGCCCCGTCGAAGCCATCTACGCCGACGACGAGCTGCCCGCGAAGTGGGAGCACTACACCGAGTGGAACGACTACCTCTCGAAGCAGTGGGCCGAGCTGGGCTACAACATCACCGAGAAGAAGGACGAACTCCCGACGGCCGCCGAGTTCTCGACGGAGCCGCAGCTCACCCAGAAGTCCGAGGAGGACATCCTCACGTGGGAAGGCTCGGCGTGA
- a CDS encoding FKBP-type peptidyl-prolyl cis-trans isomerase, with amino-acid sequence MRLLFALLLVALLSLAACDSDDGGDGTAGASSTVTVAYEGRLEDGTVFDQSERTTFSLTRVIPGFRDGIVGMRVGETKTFSVAPEEAYGEAGVTNPNTGEVIIPPNATLIFEVTLLGVQ; translated from the coding sequence ATGCGCCTCCTGTTCGCCCTCTTGCTCGTCGCCCTCCTCTCCCTCGCCGCCTGCGACTCTGACGACGGCGGCGACGGTACTGCCGGGGCTTCCAGCACCGTCACCGTCGCGTACGAAGGCCGGCTCGAAGACGGCACCGTCTTCGACCAGAGCGAGCGCACCACGTTCTCCCTCACCCGCGTCATCCCCGGTTTCCGCGACGGCATCGTGGGCATGCGCGTCGGGGAGACGAAGACGTTCTCTGTCGCGCCGGAGGAGGCGTACGGCGAGGCAGGGGTGACGAACCCGAACACGGGCGAGGTCATCATCCCACCCAACGCCACGCTGATCTTCGAAGTCACCCTCCTCGGAGTCCAGTAG
- a CDS encoding CsbD family protein has translation MADKKSPAQQKGEGMMDEAKGKAKQAWGDITDDKSTHAEGQVDEAKGKAKQKVGEARQNLRKKI, from the coding sequence ATGGCAGACAAGAAATCTCCCGCCCAGCAAAAGGGCGAAGGCATGATGGACGAAGCCAAAGGCAAAGCGAAACAGGCTTGGGGCGACATCACCGACGACAAGTCGACGCACGCCGAAGGCCAAGTCGACGAGGCCAAAGGCAAGGCCAAGCAGAAAGTCGGCGAGGCGCGCCAGAACCTCCGCAAAAAGATCTGA